In Silene latifolia isolate original U9 population chromosome 3, ASM4854445v1, whole genome shotgun sequence, a single window of DNA contains:
- the LOC141648183 gene encoding uncharacterized protein LOC141648183, producing the protein MDTNNYPPYTYPDSTTSSPRSRDLDYENSAPSSFEDHSTNSTTKVKFMVSYGGKIQPRTHDNLLSYLGGDTKILSVDRNVKFTSFYSKLASLVSPDTTSFTFKYQLPGEDLDALISVTNDDDLELMMQEFDRVLRGSGKVARLRLFLFTDQQVSGSGEARFGSASSETGILSGPGSEPVRDVKFVDHRNLQNAVSLDAPRVLSPSPTPPPLPVSVPLPVHSNVDFLFGLERGPVPVPVPGPVREQEMVHDLNRLQISAQEFQHLQMQNQLKQNAMYSSKNDDGFVDPYQKSSQISSGYWQPVEHPNQPPQHPQQVHHHQQYNPQLQQQLQQQQFQQPQHQQQHQQQLLQQQQLQQQQQPVYMMHAQPQANAFHAQPIIRPNQGGYYPVQPQQPPISTEQVYREQQPVYGMPAGAQVVRQAESAYDNATGRQVFYAPGQQGGVVAPPFPGMSAAAAVVVSGGSGDMRRGSGDGKIGHRVTAASPAAV; encoded by the coding sequence ATGGACACAAATAACTACCCACCCTACACCTACCCAGACTCAACAACCTCCTCTCCTCGCTCCCGCGACCTCGACTACGAAAACTCAGCCCCATCCTCATTCGAAGACCACTCAACCAACTCCACCACCAAAGTCAAGTTCATGGTCAGCTACGGCGGCAAAATCCAACCCCGTACCCACGACAATCTCTTATCCTACCTCGGCGGCGACACCAAAATCCTCTCTGTCGACCGCAACGTTAAGTTCACCTCCTTCTACTCCAAGCTCGCCTCGCTCGTCTCACCCGATACGACTTCCTTCACTTTCAAGTATCAACTTCCCGGTGAAGACCTTGACGCGCTCATTTCCGTTACCAATGACGATGATCTTGAGCTTATGATGCAGGAGTTTGATCGTGTCTTGCGTGGTTCTGGTAAAGTCGCTAGGCTTAGATTGTTTCTGTTTACTGATCAACAGGTTAGCGGTTCGGGTGAAGCCCGGTTCGGTTCGGCTAGTTCTGAAACCGGGATTTTATCTGGACCGGGAAGTGAACCGGTTCGAGATGTTAAGTTTGTAGACCATCGCAACCTCCAGAACGCTGTCAGTTTGGATGCTCCTCGGGTTCTTTCTCCTTCTCCTACTCCTCCTCCTTTACCGGTGTCAGTCCCGCTGCCGGTTCATAGTAATGTTGATTTTTTGTTCGGTTTGGAAAGAGGACCGGTTCCGGTTCCGGTTCCCGGCCCGGTTCGTGAGCAAGAGATGGTTCATGATTTGAACCGGCTTCAAATCTCGGCTCAAGAGTTTCAGCATCTTCAGATGCAAAACCAGCTGAAACAGAATGCGATGTATTCGTCGAAAAATGATGACGGTTTTGTCGATCCGTATCAAAAATCGTCGCAAATCTCGTCAGGTTATTGGCAGCCGGTTGAACATCCGAATCAGCCACCGCAACATCCGCAGCAAGTGCATCATCATCAGCAATATAATCCGCAACTTCAACAACAACTTCAGCAACAGCAATTTCAGCAACCGCAGCACCAacagcaacatcaacaacaactacTTCAGCAACAGCAActtcagcagcaacaacaaccagTGTACATGATGCACGCGCAACCACAAGCAAATGCGTTCCACGCGCAGCCGATAATACGACCAAATCAAGGAGGATACTATCCAGTACAACCGCAACAACCACCAATATCAACGGAACAAGTGTACAGGGAGCAGCAGCCGGTGTACGGCATGCCAGCAGGGGCACAGGTCGTTAGGCAGGCGGAGAGCGCGTACGATAACGCAACAGGGAGGCAGGTGTTTTACGCTCCAGGTCAGCAAGGTGGGGTCGTAGCACCACCGTTTCCTGGAATGTCTGCAGCAGCAGCGgtggtggtgagtggtgggagTGGTGATATGAGGAGAGGATCTGGAGATGGGAAGATTGGTCACAGAGTTACGGCTGCTTCTCCAGCAGCCGTATGA